One genomic window of Luteitalea pratensis includes the following:
- a CDS encoding AHH domain-containing protein, with protein MEIGEIIAPPGMSHASDPECPFCPLEKAKPFKTYPGASKNEDALRDVMANPSVLPSRQSSARPKTGGADEQATSRAKVARTPPFQHPVFGNYTYEAHHLIPGTEKVAPGSTATVMSGHPIEKWIVKGAKVDNDTGYSINNSDNGTWLPSAPAAVKKNRANPTPVRPWASEPKAKKNPAALTVAEKQEIADYAAPEGQFHYGQHKVLAEEGQHYTYPKEVQDRLTELEKRIEGWAKVCLCDPAQSKPPSPPFKPTWQINEKLDLVSIWIEVDITLMPPSTWTYFISSFSMETARRASTMTTV; from the coding sequence ATGGAAATTGGAGAAATTATCGCTCCACCTGGAATGAGTCACGCGAGTGACCCCGAGTGTCCCTTCTGTCCTCTCGAGAAGGCGAAGCCATTCAAGACCTATCCCGGCGCATCGAAGAACGAGGATGCATTGAGGGATGTCATGGCCAACCCGAGTGTCCTGCCTTCGCGGCAATCCAGTGCCCGTCCCAAGACTGGAGGGGCGGACGAGCAAGCGACGTCGAGAGCAAAGGTGGCTCGAACCCCCCCCTTTCAGCATCCAGTGTTTGGAAACTATACCTACGAAGCACATCATCTGATTCCAGGAACGGAGAAAGTTGCGCCTGGTTCGACGGCGACGGTGATGTCTGGTCATCCTATCGAAAAATGGATAGTGAAGGGCGCCAAGGTCGACAACGATACCGGCTATTCCATCAACAACTCCGACAACGGAACGTGGCTGCCATCGGCGCCTGCTGCGGTCAAGAAGAACCGCGCCAATCCAACTCCAGTTAGGCCTTGGGCAAGCGAGCCGAAGGCCAAGAAGAATCCGGCGGCATTAACAGTAGCGGAGAAGCAGGAAATTGCCGACTACGCGGCACCTGAGGGACAGTTCCATTACGGGCAGCATAAGGTACTGGCTGAGGAAGGCCAGCATTACACGTATCCGAAGGAGGTGCAGGATCGTTTGACCGAGCTTGAGAAACGAATCGAGGGTTGGGCGAAGGTATGTCTCTGCGATCCTGCACAGAGTAAGCCGCCGAGCCCTCCATTCAAGCCGACGTGGCAGATCAACGAGAAACTCGATCTCGTTTCGATATGGATCGAGGTCGACATTACGTTGATGCCCCCCAGCACGTGGACCTACTTTATTTCCTCGTTCTCGATGGAAACGGCTCGCCGAGCCAGCACGATGACGACGGTCTGA
- a CDS encoding imm11 family protein — MVDWQPSGPLIFRSNCDKDHPPRPYMGGALPVWSETLLRTFRGLGIDNIQAFPATIVTEDAAVSWTNYFAINVIGLVDAADLSASTYTKIDTAASGVPRLRFTKLVIDLAKAADLPLFRLAHSPLTLVLQARLVDALRAIPMPGGWGMAFDELGT, encoded by the coding sequence ATGGTCGATTGGCAGCCGAGTGGGCCGTTGATCTTCCGCAGCAACTGCGACAAGGACCATCCCCCTCGGCCGTACATGGGCGGAGCGCTGCCGGTATGGTCCGAAACACTGCTGCGGACGTTTCGAGGTTTGGGAATCGACAACATACAGGCGTTTCCCGCTACGATCGTTACCGAAGATGCGGCTGTCTCATGGACGAACTACTTCGCCATCAACGTCATCGGTCTGGTCGATGCGGCTGACCTGTCCGCCTCGACATATACAAAGATCGACACGGCCGCGAGTGGAGTGCCGCGGCTCAGGTTCACCAAGCTTGTCATTGACCTGGCGAAGGCCGCTGACCTGCCGCTGTTCCGACTGGCGCATTCACCACTGACGCTCGTTCTGCAAGCAAGGCTCGTTGACGCACTGCGCGCGATCCCGATGCCAGGTGGTTGGGGTATGGCGTTCGACGAGTTGGGGACGTAA
- a CDS encoding DUF4150 domain-containing protein, with amino-acid sequence MPTVFANSRGVIHKSSGGMSMVFPDVCKTPTPAGPVPIPYPNIGKSSDTSSGPTTVKTDGQMPMTKDANYMMSAGDEPGSVGGVISGKFKGKCELMLYSFDVKYEGKNVGRLGDPLFHNDKNIMG; translated from the coding sequence ATGCCGACCGTTTTTGCCAACTCGCGCGGTGTCATTCACAAGAGCAGCGGAGGGATGAGCATGGTCTTTCCAGACGTTTGCAAGACGCCGACGCCCGCGGGCCCCGTCCCCATTCCCTATCCGAACATCGGCAAGTCGTCCGATACATCCTCTGGTCCGACAACCGTGAAGACCGACGGCCAGATGCCGATGACCAAGGACGCCAACTACATGATGTCGGCCGGTGACGAGCCTGGGTCCGTAGGGGGCGTCATCAGCGGCAAATTCAAGGGTAAATGCGAGCTCATGCTGTACTCGTTCGACGTGAAGTACGAAGGCAAGAACGTCGGCCGCTTGGGCGATCCGTTGTTTCACAACGACAAGAACATCATGGGCTGA